Genomic DNA from Candidatus Eisenbacteria bacterium:
TCCCGCCTCGGTGTTGTCCGAGCAGCCGCCGCACCAGGACCACATCGCCACGTTGTACTCGGGGTGAGCGTCCAGCCAGGTCCGGGTCGGCGCGACCCAAGAGGTATCGCCGTTGTGGCCGAGATCGTCGCTGATCTCGTGGAACAAAGGCTTCTGGTAGAGTGTGTTTTCCGCGTAGAGCTGGTTCAGGCCGGTGACGATCTGGCTCCCGTGCGAGGTGTGCCCGTAGAAAACCGTGTACTGCGTGGACACGCTTTCGATCACCGCCTCCGGGATCTCCTCGAACCGGGAGACCGCGACATGATCGGCGATGATCGCCTCCGCCCCTGCCGCGGTCACGGCCGGGGGAAGCACGAGACAACAGAGAACGAGGGCGATGAGGCACGCGAACATAAACAACCTCCTCTCGCCGGCGGTCTCCACCGCCGGCGGGGTTTCCGCGGCGAGTCTGCGTCGGTCTACGGCAAGGGGCGGTCCAGAAAGAAACGGATGGGGAGATCCCGGACGCCTACTCCAATGAACAGCCTGATTATAAAGGATTTACATCAACCATTCCAACTGTTTTCTCCCAAGGACGGGGAGAAACCGGCCCTCGGATCGAACCGAAGATGATCAGGAATGGGGCTCCCTGTCCACTCAGCGAACGCCTTTCCCGCGGAATCGGGGCCCGGGGGGAAGCGCTCCCTTCTGTCGGCGGACGGGGCGCCGTAGTATACTGAGAAAAGCGCGACGACGAACGGAGGTCCCGGCGGGGCGGCGGAGAAGAGACGCCCGTGCCGAGACCCGAACCAAGGAAACGACGATGACCAAATCACGAGTCGCCGTCATCCGGACGAAGCCGGAGACGGTTTTGGACGATTACCGTCGGCTTTGCGACCTGGCGGGGATCCGCGGGGCGATGGACCAGTCGGCGACCACCATTCTCAAGGACAACATCAGTTGGCACCTGCTCTTCCCCGGCTCCAACACGACGCCTTGGCAACTCGAGGGGACGATCCTCGGGCTGAAGGACGCCGGCTTCGAGGATCTGGTGGACGTGCACAACAAAACGGTGGTCACCATCGCCGATCTGGGCGACCGCTACAACAAGTTCGGTCCGGTTCTGGAGAAATACGGGATCCCCAAGAAGTACAACTTCAAACCCGAAGACATGACCTGGGTCGAGTACAAGCCGAAGGCGAAGATGGCGGTGCTCGACAGGATCTTTCCCGACGGGATTTTTCTGCCCGACTACTTCTTCGGCAAGAACATCGTCCACCTCCCCACCGTGAAGACCCACAGTTACACGGTGACCACCGGCGCCTTGAAAAACGCTTTCGGCGGCCTTCTGAACGTGAATCGTCACTACACCCATACATGGATCCACG
This window encodes:
- a CDS encoding DUF362 domain-containing protein, producing the protein MTKSRVAVIRTKPETVLDDYRRLCDLAGIRGAMDQSATTILKDNISWHLLFPGSNTTPWQLEGTILGLKDAGFEDLVDVHNKTVVTIADLGDRYNKFGPVLEKYGIPKKYNFKPEDMTWVEYKPKAKMAVLDRIFPDGIFLPDYFFGKNIVHLPTVKTHSYTVTTGALKNAFGGLLNVNRHYTHTWIHDTIVDLLAIQKEIHTGIFCTMDGTTAGSGPGPRTLIPHRKDVILASADQVAIDAVAARMMGFDPMSMQYIAHATERGLGQGDPREIEIVGDEDVAAERWNFKVGVNLGTGTGMLLWRSPLKVFQKLFFRTPLVNIFVFASEYYHDHFWYPLKGRKVVERWKKESPWGRLFEEYPE